From the Paenibacillus sp. R14(2021) genome, the window TATGCGGCTATGCTGGCACAGGCAGCGGGATTCCGCGCCTTGTACGTTTCCGGCGCGGGTGTAGCAAATGCTTCCTTCGGGCTGCCGGATCTCGGCATCACGACGCAGCACGACGTGGCGGAGGATGTCCGCCGCATCAGCGGAGCGGTGGAGCTGCCGCTGCTGGTCGATGCGGATACGGGCTTCGGCTCCGCGTTCAATATCGCCCGCACGGTAAAAGAAATGATTCGCGCCGGAGCGGCAGGCATTCACATCGAGGATCAGGTGGCCGCGAAGCGCTGCGGCCACCGGCCGAACAAGGGGCTTGTAACGACTAGCGAGATGGCCGACCGCCTTGCGAGCGCGGCGGACGCACGGTATGACGCGGATTTCGTCCTCATGGCGCGAACCGATGCGCTTGCCGCGGAAGGCATGGAAGGCGCGGTTGCGCGTGCGCTGGCTTATGTGGAAGCCGGCGCAGACATGATTTTTCTGGAGGCGGCGGGCAGCTTGGCGGAATACCAAGCCTTTACGGCGCAGGTCACGGTGCCGGTACTCGCGAACATGACGGAGTTCGGGCGCACGCCGCTGTTTACGGTAGAGGAGCTGGGCACCGCCGGCGCGGCGATGGTGCTGTATCCGCTGTCCGCGTTTCGGGCGATGAATGCCGCGGCGCTCCGCGTGTACGAGGCCATTCGGGGGAAAGGAACGCAGGCGGATGTGACTGGGCTCATGCAGACGCGCGAGGAGCTGTACCGGTATTTGGGCTAT encodes:
- the prpB gene encoding methylisocitrate lyase, which encodes MAAQSSRLSPGSRFREALRQEKPLQIAGAVNAYAAMLAQAAGFRALYVSGAGVANASFGLPDLGITTQHDVAEDVRRISGAVELPLLVDADTGFGSAFNIARTVKEMIRAGAAGIHIEDQVAAKRCGHRPNKGLVTTSEMADRLASAADARYDADFVLMARTDALAAEGMEGAVARALAYVEAGADMIFLEAAGSLAEYQAFTAQVTVPVLANMTEFGRTPLFTVEELGTAGAAMVLYPLSAFRAMNAAALRVYEAIRGKGTQADVTGLMQTREELYRYLGYYDYERKLDALFDAGNNSEEG